A section of the Chryseobacterium scophthalmum genome encodes:
- a CDS encoding LytR/AlgR family response regulator transcription factor: MIYYLIIDDEPIAHRIIENYCENFPHLQKKGNCYNAFEAMQFLNESTVDLLFLDINMPKLSGFDFLKTLRNPPKIIVTTAYKEFALEGYELNISDYLLKPFSFERFVKAINKTISTVQNKKDIPTLSTTETKADAGSIFLKGDKKHHQIHFEDVLFIEAYGHFIKIYLKNEMIVSPQKISDFEKLLPKLEFIRTHKSFIVAKNKIKHIEGNRILIGVHKIPIGQTYKENISKLLS, encoded by the coding sequence ATGATTTACTATTTAATCATTGATGATGAGCCTATTGCGCACCGCATTATTGAAAACTATTGTGAAAATTTTCCACATCTGCAAAAGAAAGGAAATTGCTATAATGCCTTTGAAGCGATGCAGTTTTTAAATGAAAGCACAGTAGACTTGTTATTTTTGGATATTAACATGCCCAAACTATCTGGTTTCGATTTTTTAAAAACACTGCGCAATCCACCTAAAATAATTGTGACCACAGCTTACAAAGAATTTGCTTTAGAAGGTTATGAACTCAATATTTCTGATTATTTATTGAAGCCATTTAGTTTTGAGCGATTTGTAAAAGCGATTAACAAAACTATTTCTACTGTTCAAAATAAGAAAGATATACCGACTTTATCAACGACTGAAACCAAAGCAGATGCCGGTAGTATTTTTTTAAAAGGTGATAAAAAGCACCATCAAATTCATTTCGAAGATGTATTATTTATAGAAGCTTACGGACATTTTATCAAAATTTATTTAAAGAATGAGATGATTGTTAGCCCTCAAAAAATTTCAGATTTTGAAAAGTTGCTTCCTAAATTAGAATTTATAAGAACCCATAAATCATTTATAGTTGCTAAAAATAAAATTAAACATATTGAAGGCAATAGGATTTTAATTGGTGTGCATAAAATACCAATCGGACAAACCTATAAAGAAAATATCAGTAAACTGTTAAGTTGA
- the mobC gene encoding conjugal transfer protein MobC codes for MQGEDDLRGLAKIMALMRAVSILLVLMHLYWFCYGFFAESGWNLELLNMILQNFNRTAGLFSSPLYTKLFAVLLLSLSCLGTKGVKNEKITWQKIFVALGLGILLFFFSTPLVKLSSEFVTPLYMLSTGSGYIFLMMAGVWMSRLLKHNLMDDVFNSENESFQQETKLIYNEYSVNLATKFYYQGRWHQGWINVVNPFRATIVLGTPGSGKSFAVVNNFIKQHIEKGFSMYIYDFKFDDLSTIAYNHLLHHSEGYQTKPKFYIINFDDPRRSHRCNPLNPVFMTDISDAYEAAYTIMLNLNRSWIQKQGDFFVESPIILLAAIIWFLKIYKEGNYCTFPHAIELLNKKYEEVFTILTSYSELENYLSPFMDAWQGGAQDQLQGQIASAKIPLSRMISPQLYWVMTGDDFSLDINNPKEPKILCVGNNPDRQNIYSAALGLYNSRIVKLINKKGQLKSSVIIDELPTIYFRGLDNLIATARSNKVSVCLGFQDFSQLTRDYGDKESKVIQNTVGNIFSGQVVGETAKALSERFGKVLQKRQSISINRNDTSTSISTQLDSLIPASKISTLTQGFFVGAVSDNFDERIEQKIFHSEIVVDTVKLSSEEKNYQKIPQIRSFVNEQGKDSMQEEITANYKNIKADILMIISDEMERISNDPNLKHLINKDQGKP; via the coding sequence ATGCAGGGAGAAGATGATTTACGGGGGCTTGCAAAAATAATGGCATTGATGAGAGCAGTAAGTATTTTGCTGGTACTAATGCACCTTTATTGGTTTTGCTATGGCTTTTTTGCCGAGAGCGGCTGGAACTTGGAACTGCTCAATATGATCCTTCAAAATTTTAACAGGACGGCGGGATTGTTCAGTTCCCCACTATACACAAAACTATTTGCTGTGCTACTGCTAAGCCTCAGCTGTCTTGGTACCAAAGGTGTAAAAAATGAAAAGATCACATGGCAGAAGATATTTGTTGCTTTAGGTTTGGGCATTTTATTATTCTTCTTTAGCACCCCTCTTGTAAAACTGTCATCGGAATTTGTGACTCCTTTATATATGCTGTCAACTGGTTCGGGTTATATTTTCTTGATGATGGCTGGTGTTTGGATGAGCCGCCTTTTGAAACACAATTTAATGGATGATGTCTTCAACAGCGAAAATGAAAGTTTCCAACAGGAGACCAAACTGATTTACAACGAGTATTCCGTCAATCTGGCAACCAAGTTTTATTATCAGGGCAGATGGCATCAAGGATGGATTAATGTCGTCAATCCTTTTCGCGCCACTATTGTCTTAGGTACACCGGGATCAGGGAAATCATTCGCTGTGGTCAACAATTTTATAAAACAGCATATTGAAAAAGGATTCTCAATGTACATCTACGATTTTAAGTTCGACGACCTTTCAACCATTGCTTACAACCATCTGTTACATCATTCTGAAGGCTATCAAACAAAACCTAAATTTTACATTATTAACTTTGATGATCCAAGGAGAAGCCACCGGTGTAATCCTTTAAATCCTGTTTTCATGACGGATATCTCTGATGCTTATGAAGCAGCCTACACCATAATGCTGAATCTTAACCGGAGTTGGATCCAAAAGCAGGGTGACTTCTTCGTGGAAAGCCCGATCATCCTTTTGGCTGCGATCATTTGGTTTTTGAAGATCTACAAGGAGGGTAACTACTGCACTTTTCCGCACGCTATCGAATTGCTGAATAAGAAGTATGAAGAGGTCTTTACCATCCTTACCTCCTATTCAGAACTGGAAAACTACCTCTCCCCTTTTATGGATGCCTGGCAAGGAGGAGCACAGGATCAGCTGCAGGGACAAATAGCCTCGGCAAAGATCCCTTTGTCACGAATGATTTCCCCACAACTCTATTGGGTGATGACCGGGGATGATTTCTCATTGGATATTAATAATCCCAAAGAACCGAAGATTTTGTGTGTAGGCAATAATCCTGACCGGCAGAACATCTATTCAGCAGCTCTGGGACTTTATAATTCAAGAATTGTCAAACTGATCAATAAGAAAGGACAGCTTAAAAGCTCAGTGATTATTGATGAGCTGCCCACCATCTATTTCAGAGGATTGGATAATCTGATCGCAACCGCCAGAAGCAACAAAGTTTCCGTTTGTTTGGGATTTCAGGATTTTTCACAGTTGACCAGAGATTACGGCGATAAGGAAAGCAAAGTGATTCAAAATACCGTGGGGAACATTTTCAGCGGCCAGGTGGTTGGAGAAACGGCAAAAGCCCTGTCAGAAAGATTTGGCAAGGTTTTGCAGAAAAGGCAAAGCATCTCCATCAACAGGAATGACACTTCAACATCTATTTCAACACAATTGGACAGCCTGATCCCGGCCTCTAAGATCTCAACTTTGACACAAGGCTTTTTTGTCGGCGCGGTTTCGGATAATTTCGATGAAAGAATTGAACAGAAAATATTTCATTCAGAGATCGTCGTTGACACCGTTAAACTTTCTTCGGAGGAAAAGAATTATCAAAAAATACCCCAGATCCGATCATTTGTTAACGAGCAGGGAAAAGACAGTATGCAGGAAGAAATCACAGCCAACTATAAAAACATCAAAGCTGATATCCTAATGATTATCAGTGATGAGATGGAAAGGATTTCAAATGATCCCAATCTAAAACATCTGATCAATAAAGATCAAGGAAAACCTTAA
- a CDS encoding RteC domain-containing protein, whose translation MVTRTIFRKIAQLYDELELRINEVYDDDEDMVKVAECSLILIDESIRKLKEMITNHHFETIAEEVHFFKKLKPQFISKFIYYSTILDLESHKPSAGNKTLKKYYEAEQEKLKSFYLEHAEFYGYYRREATYLDHKVFVRNSYDLKMKLSFGFYNFDTSFTTSHDHLIARFMASQQMDKYLKKQLENLSDQGSTKTLSPLVWSASKVGLIELVYGLYQMRCFNGGNVELSEVIKFVERSLDTDLGNFHKTIFEIRNRKQGPTKFLHLVSDHLDQHFLNTEGE comes from the coding sequence ATGGTAACAAGAACTATTTTTAGAAAGATCGCTCAATTGTATGACGAATTAGAGTTAAGGATCAACGAAGTGTATGACGATGATGAAGACATGGTCAAGGTCGCAGAGTGTTCACTGATACTGATCGATGAATCCATCAGAAAGTTAAAGGAGATGATCACCAACCATCATTTTGAAACCATCGCCGAAGAGGTTCATTTCTTCAAAAAACTAAAGCCTCAGTTCATTTCAAAATTTATCTATTATTCCACAATTTTAGACCTCGAATCCCATAAACCGAGTGCCGGAAACAAGACCTTGAAAAAATATTACGAGGCAGAACAGGAAAAACTCAAAAGCTTTTATCTTGAACACGCAGAATTTTACGGCTATTACCGCAGAGAGGCGACCTATCTCGACCATAAGGTATTTGTCAGGAATTCATACGACCTGAAAATGAAATTATCATTCGGCTTCTACAATTTTGACACCAGCTTCACCACTTCTCACGATCATCTGATAGCGAGATTCATGGCCAGCCAGCAGATGGACAAATACCTGAAAAAACAACTTGAAAACTTAAGTGATCAAGGTAGTACTAAAACTTTGTCACCATTGGTATGGTCTGCGTCCAAGGTAGGCTTGATCGAGCTCGTGTACGGCCTATATCAGATGCGCTGTTTCAATGGGGGAAATGTTGAACTCAGTGAGGTCATCAAATTCGTGGAGAGATCTCTGGACACGGACCTGGGCAATTTCCACAAAACGATATTCGAGATCAGGAACCGCAAACAGGGTCCAACGAAATTTTTGCATCTGGTCAGTGATCATCTCGATCAGCACTTCCTGAACACTGAAGGTGAGTGA
- a CDS encoding helix-turn-helix domain-containing protein: protein MHILHDNEQFNYKKAYLNSLHQMTIVNRYLKNFTKSDSLSRLGYQLTLHDHDFDLENSYFLKCIGISKFHKKNYAEAKKDLEKALPVILKRNDFAWASVIYYHLGKISEAQNNIGEAIYYYSEIDKIFEKHEFILPEVYRSYHYLIEYYKNIDETKQLYYTNQLLKADSAISKDYPYLSSKLHKDYDRKTLIDQKEDIERADKRKILLAQILIFSGTIVLSFFVIRYIKDRKIKKQYNMLQKRISDGTYIVKDIIQDETVEDTSRKTSLTPEMSIEIREKLEKFEMEKQFLKKGLTEKDVAVKLSTNSHYLSVYINEHKGMNFNKYIAELRINYITNLLNTNNMYLRFTIEALAKECGIASRQNFSNLFFDINGIRPTDYIKKRKQELGIG, encoded by the coding sequence ATGCATATCCTTCATGATAATGAGCAGTTCAATTACAAAAAGGCTTATCTGAACAGTCTTCATCAAATGACCATCGTCAATAGATATCTTAAAAACTTCACAAAAAGTGACAGTCTTAGCCGGTTGGGCTATCAATTGACCTTACATGATCATGATTTTGATCTTGAAAACAGTTATTTTCTCAAATGCATAGGCATCTCAAAATTTCATAAGAAAAATTACGCTGAGGCAAAGAAAGACCTGGAAAAAGCATTGCCTGTTATTTTGAAAAGAAATGACTTTGCTTGGGCTTCAGTCATTTATTACCATTTAGGCAAGATCTCCGAAGCTCAAAATAATATAGGTGAGGCCATCTATTACTATAGTGAAATAGACAAGATCTTCGAAAAGCATGAATTTATACTCCCTGAAGTTTACAGGAGCTATCATTATCTTATTGAATATTATAAAAATATTGATGAGACCAAACAGCTATATTACACCAATCAACTTCTTAAAGCTGACAGTGCGATCTCAAAAGATTACCCGTATTTGTCCTCAAAACTTCATAAGGATTATGACCGTAAAACATTGATCGATCAAAAAGAGGATATAGAAAGGGCAGATAAAAGAAAAATATTATTGGCACAGATCCTCATATTTTCAGGAACAATTGTCCTCAGTTTTTTTGTTATACGCTACATTAAAGACCGGAAAATCAAGAAACAGTATAACATGCTTCAAAAAAGAATATCTGACGGTACTTATATTGTCAAAGATATTATACAAGATGAAACTGTTGAAGACACATCAAGGAAAACCTCTTTGACACCAGAAATGAGCATTGAGATCAGAGAAAAACTGGAAAAATTTGAAATGGAAAAGCAATTTTTGAAGAAAGGACTAACTGAAAAAGACGTTGCGGTAAAGCTGTCAACCAATTCCCATTATCTGTCGGTCTACATTAATGAACACAAAGGGATGAACTTCAATAAATATATAGCTGAGCTTAGGATCAACTATATCACCAACCTGCTCAATACCAATAACATGTATCTCCGCTTTACCATTGAGGCGTTGGCGAAGGAATGTGGCATCGCATCCCGCCAGAATTTCTCGAATCTTTTTTTTGATATCAATGGAATACGTCCGACTGATTACATCAAGAAGCGCAAACAGGAATTGGGAATCGGTTGA
- a CDS encoding MauE/DoxX family redox-associated membrane protein — protein MKNISNTIATIISYFLILLFVYASVSKLTDFENFQVQIGQSPILGEYAGFFSYATIISEIIIIIVLFFKHSRMIGLYASLGMMFTFTLYIYLILHFSDSIPCSCGGILEKMTWNEHLIFNLACIVLIIIAINTIESKNKKKLLVVGALIATLPTLLLILIFCPHINDNQGDFKRKMISPLRSEYKTLQLPTDNYYFAGNHGDTLFLGYRKTPLLLSTVMPSFNDVKVDTIRLDNYNYQFRNVSINVLYPYFSVSDGKVPVIFEGKLPSLKVYDTGINRLYFSKFYLLEPKKYVFKTMLIKTRKSELGILKSSSKNYVLAPEVLKTNADGIFDVDGNMIIDHINHQIIYTLLYRNQTITTDFDLKNIQRHHTLLDISSNDTIKTTTLNNGQTKLLKAPLEINTAQTASNNKFYNVSKVRGKDESFIKFRKSDVIDVYDLPTKRYRYSFYIKNDRRNKITSILSTKHHLYVLSGNQISRYTFK, from the coding sequence ATGAAAAATATTTCTAATACCATTGCAACAATAATAAGTTATTTCTTGATCTTATTGTTTGTATATGCCAGTGTAAGTAAATTGACTGATTTTGAGAACTTCCAGGTACAGATAGGGCAATCTCCTATACTCGGCGAATATGCAGGCTTTTTTTCTTATGCTACAATAATATCTGAGATTATAATTATTATCGTATTATTTTTTAAGCACTCGCGTATGATAGGATTATATGCCTCGCTAGGTATGATGTTCACGTTCACATTATACATATATCTCATCTTACATTTTAGTGATTCAATTCCTTGCTCATGTGGCGGCATACTGGAAAAGATGACTTGGAATGAGCATCTTATATTTAATTTGGCTTGTATCGTATTGATAATAATTGCAATTAATACAATAGAGTCTAAAAACAAAAAGAAGTTGCTGGTAGTTGGCGCGTTAATCGCTACACTGCCAACATTATTGCTTATACTAATATTTTGTCCACATATCAATGATAATCAGGGAGATTTTAAAAGGAAGATGATAAGTCCATTAAGATCGGAATATAAAACATTACAGTTACCTACGGACAACTATTATTTTGCAGGCAATCATGGTGATACATTATTTTTAGGTTATAGAAAAACACCACTACTACTTTCGACTGTTATGCCATCTTTTAATGATGTAAAAGTGGATACCATAAGACTCGATAACTATAACTACCAATTCAGAAATGTCTCTATCAATGTATTGTATCCGTATTTCAGTGTGTCCGATGGCAAAGTACCGGTAATTTTTGAAGGGAAGCTTCCTTCGTTAAAAGTTTACGATACAGGTATTAATCGACTGTATTTTTCAAAGTTTTATTTGTTGGAACCAAAGAAATATGTATTTAAAACGATGCTTATTAAAACAAGAAAAAGTGAATTAGGCATCTTAAAAAGCTCTTCAAAAAATTATGTTCTAGCTCCTGAAGTTCTAAAGACCAACGCTGATGGTATTTTTGATGTTGACGGCAATATGATTATTGACCATATAAATCACCAAATCATCTATACGCTGCTCTATCGAAATCAAACAATAACTACTGATTTTGATCTTAAAAATATTCAGAGGCACCATACATTACTGGATATATCCTCTAATGATACCATTAAAACTACAACATTAAATAATGGTCAGACAAAATTGCTTAAAGCACCGCTTGAAATAAACACAGCACAGACAGCATCCAATAACAAATTCTATAATGTATCCAAAGTACGAGGAAAAGACGAATCATTTATTAAGTTTCGAAAAAGTGACGTGATTGACGTGTATGATCTACCAACTAAAAGATACCGCTATAGTTTTTACATAAAAAATGACAGAAGAAACAAAATCACAAGTATTTTAAGCACAAAACATCATTTATATGTACTGTCAGGAAATCAAATTTCTCGATATACATTTAAATAA
- a CDS encoding DUF6520 family protein: protein MYCQEIKFLDIHLNKICWPTEQGLPKTCKSRVGITSNFNKMKKYVLPVVLVLIGTGTALATQKEKSSTENLAVRQGYIFNSLTNQWDRSVMCQEEDAPICTVDGTVTGAQVFGTSGPQVDHPETANLELYKIN, encoded by the coding sequence ATGTACTGTCAGGAAATCAAATTTCTCGATATACATTTAAATAAGATCTGTTGGCCAACAGAACAGGGATTGCCGAAAACCTGTAAATCAAGAGTAGGCATAACATCAAATTTTAATAAAATGAAAAAGTACGTTTTACCCGTAGTTTTGGTTTTGATAGGAACTGGAACTGCATTAGCTACTCAAAAAGAAAAAAGTAGCACTGAGAATTTAGCTGTTAGACAAGGCTATATTTTTAATAGTCTAACTAATCAGTGGGACAGAAGTGTCATGTGTCAAGAAGAAGATGCTCCAATATGTACGGTTGACGGAACAGTCACCGGTGCGCAGGTTTTCGGAACGAGCGGCCCGCAAGTGGACCATCCCGAAACGGCTAATCTTGAATTGTATAAAATAAACTAA
- a CDS encoding IS4 family transposase codes for MSVFKDHKISLKDVLEFIPEALLTHLLASTKVDHYSKVLHGKKMFYLLLFCIFDNEKLSQRTLEDTFNSSGFKALFGLGEEEKIRRSSISERLSKIDSNYFKEIYEQMYERFSSLYDKSEIEKYNLIRVDSTIVADTCSKLKEGIDQKSGKKLVKFSFSFEGILPSAVEIFTGQKYSAEDNALAEAVLSQIKKEEHHDNIYVIDRGLQSTRTMKDFEEKSLKFIIRSREKRKFEEITSFIETEIPIKWDDWEVIKDSKVKLYTGKPIQNKRGNIHHREEKVETDFRLVVIKNEKTGKEFWFITNEFELTAKEISDYYRKRWDIEVFFRFMKQELNLSHLVSLNKNGIQVMVYMTMIASMLLLIYKKANDLGYKTAKRRITMELRDMITAILIVFAGGDPAKVFKT; via the coding sequence ATGTCAGTTTTTAAAGATCACAAAATATCTCTTAAAGATGTTTTAGAATTTATTCCCGAAGCACTTTTAACTCATCTCTTGGCAAGCACCAAAGTAGATCATTATAGCAAAGTTCTGCATGGCAAAAAAATGTTTTACCTGCTTTTGTTCTGCATCTTTGATAACGAAAAATTAAGTCAGAGAACTTTGGAGGATACATTTAACAGCAGTGGATTCAAAGCATTGTTTGGATTGGGGGAAGAGGAAAAAATACGCAGAAGTTCAATTTCAGAACGGCTTTCAAAAATTGATTCTAATTATTTCAAAGAAATCTATGAGCAGATGTATGAGCGATTTTCAAGTCTTTATGACAAATCTGAAATCGAAAAATATAATCTCATCAGAGTGGACAGTACAATCGTTGCCGATACCTGTTCGAAACTTAAAGAAGGAATCGACCAGAAAAGTGGAAAGAAACTGGTGAAATTCAGTTTTTCTTTTGAGGGAATTTTACCCTCGGCAGTAGAGATTTTTACGGGACAAAAATACTCTGCAGAAGACAACGCGCTCGCTGAGGCTGTTCTCAGCCAGATAAAAAAAGAAGAGCATCATGATAATATTTATGTCATAGACAGAGGGCTGCAGTCTACAAGAACGATGAAAGATTTTGAAGAAAAGTCTCTGAAATTTATTATTCGTTCCAGGGAAAAAAGAAAATTTGAAGAGATTACCTCTTTTATTGAAACGGAAATCCCTATAAAATGGGATGACTGGGAAGTTATTAAAGACAGTAAAGTGAAGCTGTACACCGGAAAACCCATCCAAAACAAACGTGGAAATATCCATCATCGGGAAGAAAAAGTGGAAACAGATTTTCGATTGGTAGTCATCAAAAACGAAAAAACAGGCAAAGAATTTTGGTTTATAACCAACGAGTTTGAGCTCACCGCCAAAGAAATCTCAGATTATTACCGTAAAAGGTGGGATATTGAGGTGTTCTTCAGGTTTATGAAACAAGAGCTGAATTTAAGTCATCTTGTATCGCTGAATAAAAATGGAATTCAAGTGATGGTCTACATGACAATGATTGCTTCTATGCTACTCCTGATTTACAAAAAAGCAAATGATTTAGGCTATAAGACCGCGAAAAGACGTATCACAATGGAGCTTCGCGATATGATTACTGCAATTTTAATCGTTTTTGCAGGAGGTGATCCTGCCAAGGTTTTCAAAACATAA
- a CDS encoding alpha/beta hydrolase family protein produces the protein MVIRFWIFVFLLTQAYCFSQNIDSLEAVYSQFYKTDLLTVSPSGKYAVLNHNNTYGKNEDEIVDLKIGKGTVVEKHIKYNFVGDEDLIMQTSERTRFQNLKSGKYNDAKGGFSVTVLKRSGSVLLYDTRLQKLILTSKTGEVLWKENTVQTYKVDEHYEQLIYASGKQVGIFDLKTKRAKTYNFENEIDWISFTSAKVYLFHRQALQLEIYTLDNSVDRFYKQIIRCPEGFELAESLDTYFEIREDEHLLLPLYLKSKLIKSENSDLKITYSNRNSKDQILYHHLGIYNIARHNWEYKPNQFEVSPVYKFLNDKGDFIVYDQSSDKVENQENVVRDLKLILDYGKSSYLLAQKRSNDGNYLWDSNTRQFVYFNEGRWRSYNVDSETDILLPIDDEERKDNSRAVLSDSPDRKPILIKDKSAVMLSNEFDYLIFDLKSHHLERITNGEEKKLKYELQRTQDHYSESPWNLKLTTIDLEKEMIFKRFNMMDYTTGFSMYHYKKKKSTYYDQGHYKAAVPYKNGILFTSEFAFEPLKLSIADKSAIKIVYQSQNEERSLLKNLKYHIFQYETIFGRANAALLLPIGYDNKKKYPLIVNVYEQQSLNVLTYAQPFLSARDGFNYMHYLLNGYIVLLPDLQYDISNIKNSIISSLEMSIDSAQELASVDKENIGVLGLSFGGYETGLALGNSSYFKTGVAGVMVSDLVTRTLSQSEVMSEPNYLRVESRQYRMKNQLFDSWKNYQEYSPIYYLKNVKVPVLIWTGLKDRNVSPEQSKMFFLGMKRLQKKSVLLEYFNETHTINSKENQRDLNVRIWQWFDYYLKNQPLADWLRPITE, from the coding sequence ATGGTTATTAGGTTTTGGATATTTGTTTTTCTGCTTACACAGGCCTATTGTTTTTCTCAGAACATAGACAGCCTTGAGGCGGTCTATAGTCAATTTTACAAAACTGATCTGTTAACCGTAAGTCCATCCGGCAAATATGCTGTACTGAATCACAATAATACTTATGGTAAAAATGAAGATGAGATTGTTGATTTGAAGATCGGAAAAGGAACCGTAGTTGAAAAACATATTAAGTACAATTTTGTTGGAGATGAAGACCTCATTATGCAGACCTCGGAAAGGACAAGATTTCAAAATTTAAAGAGTGGGAAGTATAATGATGCCAAAGGTGGGTTCTCAGTAACAGTTTTAAAGCGTTCAGGTTCGGTTTTACTGTATGATACAAGGTTGCAGAAGCTAATTTTAACATCCAAAACGGGAGAGGTGCTATGGAAAGAAAATACGGTGCAAACGTACAAGGTGGATGAGCATTATGAGCAATTAATCTACGCTTCGGGAAAGCAGGTGGGAATTTTCGATTTGAAAACGAAGCGCGCGAAAACTTATAACTTCGAAAATGAGATTGATTGGATTAGCTTTACTAGCGCAAAGGTATATCTTTTTCATAGGCAGGCTTTGCAGCTGGAGATATATACTTTGGATAACTCAGTTGACCGATTCTATAAACAAATCATTCGTTGTCCTGAAGGTTTTGAGTTGGCTGAATCATTAGATACTTATTTTGAGATTAGGGAAGACGAACATTTGTTGTTACCGCTGTACCTCAAAAGTAAATTGATAAAAAGTGAGAATTCTGACCTTAAAATTACGTACTCCAATAGAAACAGTAAAGATCAAATTTTATATCATCATCTTGGTATCTACAATATCGCCAGACATAATTGGGAGTATAAACCTAATCAATTTGAAGTTTCACCAGTCTATAAATTTCTAAATGACAAGGGCGATTTTATTGTGTATGACCAGAGCTCAGATAAAGTAGAAAATCAGGAAAATGTTGTAAGAGATTTAAAATTGATTTTGGACTATGGTAAAAGTTCTTATTTATTAGCTCAAAAAAGAAGTAATGACGGAAATTATTTATGGGACAGCAACACGAGACAATTCGTTTATTTCAATGAAGGGAGATGGAGGAGTTATAACGTGGATTCAGAAACTGATATTTTATTGCCAATAGATGATGAAGAACGGAAAGACAATTCAAGAGCTGTTTTATCAGATAGTCCTGATCGTAAACCAATCCTAATCAAAGACAAATCAGCGGTTATGCTTTCTAATGAGTTTGATTATCTCATATTTGATTTAAAGTCACATCATTTAGAAAGGATAACGAATGGCGAAGAAAAAAAGCTAAAGTACGAGTTGCAACGAACGCAGGATCATTATTCTGAATCTCCCTGGAATCTAAAACTGACAACGATAGACTTAGAAAAAGAAATGATTTTTAAAAGATTTAATATGATGGATTACACTACTGGATTCAGCATGTATCATTATAAAAAGAAAAAATCAACATATTATGATCAAGGACATTATAAGGCAGCAGTACCTTATAAAAATGGCATTTTATTCACTTCTGAATTTGCTTTTGAGCCTTTAAAATTATCTATTGCTGACAAGAGTGCCATTAAAATAGTGTATCAATCTCAAAATGAAGAAAGATCGTTACTTAAAAATTTGAAATATCATATTTTTCAGTACGAGACAATTTTTGGTAGAGCGAATGCTGCCCTGTTACTTCCTATTGGCTACGACAACAAGAAAAAATATCCCCTCATCGTTAATGTATATGAACAGCAGTCGTTGAATGTTCTAACTTATGCTCAACCTTTTTTGTCAGCCAGAGATGGTTTTAATTATATGCATTATCTGCTGAATGGCTATATTGTACTTTTGCCAGATTTACAATACGATATTTCAAACATTAAGAATAGTATTATATCATCTTTAGAAATGAGCATCGATTCTGCACAAGAATTAGCTTCTGTCGATAAAGAAAATATTGGAGTCCTGGGATTATCATTTGGTGGCTACGAAACGGGATTGGCTTTGGGAAATTCAAGTTATTTTAAAACAGGCGTTGCGGGCGTAATGGTTTCCGACCTTGTAACTAGGACACTAAGTCAGTCTGAAGTTATGTCAGAACCTAACTATCTTCGGGTGGAGAGCAGACAATACCGGATGAAAAACCAGTTATTTGACAGTTGGAAAAACTATCAGGAATACTCACCAATTTATTATCTTAAAAATGTTAAAGTGCCGGTATTGATTTGGACAGGATTGAAAGATAGAAATGTTTCGCCTGAGCAATCAAAAATGTTTTTTTTAGGGATGAAAAGGTTACAGAAGAAATCGGTACTATTAGAATATTTTAATGAGACCCATACTATTAACTCAAAAGAAAATCAACGTGATCTGAACGTCAGAATTTGGCAATGGTTTGACTATTATTTAAAAAATCAACCACTAGCAGATTGGCTACGTCCAATAACTGAATAA